From a region of the Nothobranchius furzeri strain GRZ-AD chromosome 12, NfurGRZ-RIMD1, whole genome shotgun sequence genome:
- the LOC129163359 gene encoding uncharacterized protein codes for MRTLRRNLKRMGLYRRKNDSDPLEVAAFLIDQLQGYGRLHGYKLHHLNCIQAGYVVTQSTVRHLLKYIDPHGVAQRRRNRLTRRTYVNPGPNFMWHVDSYDKLKPFGICINGGIDGFSRVMIWLHAYSTNNDPKVIAGYFITEVEKRMGTAARIRSDLGTENVIMAEMQRFLRWTQDQNVRNSFITGSSNHNQRIEGWWAFLRRHHAQHWMNRLQELKDKDCFSGCFLDKQLILFTCLNIIEEELQQVVHLWNTHIIRRSRHAIAPSGRPILMYTIPHLFGGHDHLREVSQEAVDACKEECQMRGPYTCDETVFSLCCLLMSENF; via the exons ATGCGGACGCTGAGAAGGAACTTAAAACGCATGGGGCTGTACAGGAGGAAGAATGACTCCGACCCGCTGGAGGTTGCTGCATTTCTCATAGATCAACTGCAGGGGTACGGGAGGCTTCATGGATACAAACTACACCACCTGAACTGCATTCAGGCGGGTTATGTTGTCACGCAGAGCACTGTGAGACATTTACTGAAATATATTGACCCTCATGGGGTTGCGCAAAGACGCAGAAATCGCCTAACGCGCCGCACGTATGTTAATCCTGGACCGAATTTCATGTGGCATGTTGACTCCTATGACAAACTAAAACCATTTGGAATCTGCATAAATGGAGGGATTGATGGCTTTTCAAGAGTAATGATTTGGCTTCATGCCTATTCAACAAACAACGACCCCAAAGTCATCGCAGGTTATTTCATCACAGAAGTTGAGAAGAGGATGGGCACAGCTGCAAGGATTCGCTCTGATTTAGGAACAGAAAATGTCATAATGGCTGAGATGCAGAGATTCCTGCGATGGACTCAGGATCAAAATGTCAGAAACAGTTTTATCACTGGGTCCAGCAATCACAATCAGCGAATTGAAGGCTGGTGGGCGTTTCTGAGACGGCACCACGCTCAGCACTGGATGAATCGTCTCCAGGAACTAAAGGACAAAGACTGTTTCTCTGGATGCTTCTTGGACAAGCAGCTCATATTGTTTACCTGCCTGAACATCATTGAG gaggagctgcagcaagTTGTGCATTTGTGGAACACCCATATTATCCGCAGAAGCAGACATGCAATTGCTCCAAGTGGACGTCCAATTCTTATGTACACCATTCCACATCTTTTTGGAGGACATGATCATCTGAGAGAGGTTTCTCAGGAGGCAGTGGATGCATGTAAAGAAGAATGCCAAATGAGAGGACCATATACCTGCGATGAAACAGTATTCAGCCTGTGTTGCCTTTTAATGTCAGAGAACTTCTAA